In bacterium, a single window of DNA contains:
- a CDS encoding ankyrin repeat domain-containing protein, with protein MLQINMTRDNVDIYELLTAIRRINLYLYESTIQITLENNTTVTMPLSIEFSRMIYELGQSIAERLNSTDSSWVTYFLNDIAPEIYIHYPDHKPWKVNFNNFYFEQIKVLTEALTLERKLNIPADELIVKGYINLPRWMNEFISFEAYFAGRITSENAMEFVKKLNLKFEEDMFLLYVRAAKKRDTFVSIIYLLAGMNPNAKDKNGWSALLLATNSGNTTLVQALLEKGAHVNDKNNSGVTPLMIAAEKGYTEILMSLLNHGADIEAHDNFGWTALLRAVESGHTEIVSALIAHGANIEHKTKFGYTPLILAAEKGYSKIAKILLEKGADIYAKTIHGNTALLTAIKHSKTQIALELLDRMIDFDEKNDKGQTALLVALEKNRTKVVNALIERGANINVKDNSGLTALMYASRNSAPSIVQTILERGANVNEVDNQNMTAVMYALKKRRYKIVHLLKNAGAT; from the coding sequence ATGTTACAGATCAATATGACGCGGGATAATGTTGATATCTATGAATTATTAACCGCAATACGAAGAATCAATTTGTACCTATATGAAAGTACAATTCAGATTACGTTAGAAAACAATACTACGGTAACAATGCCGCTTAGTATCGAATTTTCAAGAATGATATATGAACTCGGTCAATCAATCGCGGAAAGACTGAATTCAACGGATTCTTCCTGGGTTACATATTTTTTAAACGATATCGCTCCTGAAATATATATTCATTATCCAGACCATAAGCCGTGGAAAGTGAATTTTAATAATTTTTATTTCGAACAAATCAAAGTACTGACAGAAGCGTTGACTTTAGAACGGAAACTCAATATTCCAGCTGATGAACTAATCGTAAAAGGGTACATTAATTTACCGAGATGGATGAACGAGTTCATTTCGTTTGAAGCTTATTTTGCAGGACGTATTACTTCGGAAAATGCTATGGAATTTGTAAAAAAATTGAATTTGAAATTTGAGGAAGATATGTTTTTACTCTATGTGCGCGCAGCAAAAAAACGAGATACATTCGTTTCAATAATTTATTTATTAGCGGGAATGAATCCAAACGCAAAAGATAAAAACGGTTGGTCAGCTCTGTTGCTGGCTACTAATTCCGGAAATACTACCCTCGTTCAAGCGTTACTCGAAAAAGGTGCTCATGTGAATGATAAAAATAATTCTGGGGTGACGCCGTTAATGATTGCTGCTGAAAAAGGTTATACCGAAATCCTGATGTCGTTACTCAACCATGGTGCTGATATAGAAGCGCACGATAATTTCGGTTGGACTGCTTTGCTCCGCGCCGTAGAATCAGGCCATACTGAGATTGTTTCTGCTTTAATCGCACACGGTGCTAATATAGAACATAAAACGAAGTTCGGCTACACCCCGTTAATACTTGCTGCAGAAAAGGGGTATAGTAAAATAGCAAAAATTTTACTCGAAAAAGGCGCTGACATTTATGCGAAAACTATCCACGGAAATACTGCTTTACTCACTGCGATAAAACATAGCAAAACTCAAATTGCTTTAGAATTGCTGGATAGAATGATTGATTTTGATGAGAAAAATGATAAAGGGCAAACGGCGTTACTCGTTGCCTTAGAAAAAAACCGTACCAAAGTCGTTAACGCTTTAATAGAAAGAGGAGCAAATATCAATGTAAAAGACAACTCCGGTTTAACTGCGTTGATGTATGCATCGCGGAACAGTGCACCATCGATAGTTCAGACTATCCTCGAACGAGGCGCAAATGTTAATGAGGTAGATAATCAGAATATGACTGCGGTGATGTACGCACTAAAAAAACGTCGCTATAAAATCGTGCATCTGTTAAAAAACGCTGGCGCAACATAA